The Caballeronia sp. Lep1P3 genome window below encodes:
- a CDS encoding site-2 protease family protein: MDPSLIQTIAVYALPVIFAITLHEAAHGYAACLLGDNTAYVLGRVSMNPMRHIDPIGTIVIPIVLYFVTSGAFMFGYAKPVPVAFGNLRNPRWGSLWVAAAGPGSNFVQALLWGVLAVLLAAFHVDEPFFTRMAAAGVGVNLVFGVLNLFPLLPLDGGRILAALLPVRASLAFQKIEPYGFWIVMALIMTNALTRFWLGPLVNVGYAAVSAILNPFASLFP, translated from the coding sequence ATGGATCCTTCCCTGATACAAACCATCGCGGTGTACGCGCTTCCGGTGATCTTCGCGATCACGCTGCACGAGGCCGCGCATGGCTACGCCGCTTGTCTGCTCGGCGACAACACGGCCTATGTGCTCGGCCGCGTTTCGATGAATCCCATGCGCCACATCGATCCCATCGGCACGATCGTCATACCTATCGTGCTGTATTTCGTGACGAGCGGCGCATTCATGTTCGGCTACGCGAAGCCGGTTCCGGTCGCTTTCGGCAATCTGCGCAATCCGCGCTGGGGCAGCCTGTGGGTCGCGGCGGCCGGTCCCGGCAGCAATTTCGTGCAGGCGCTTCTCTGGGGCGTGCTCGCGGTGCTGCTCGCGGCCTTTCACGTCGACGAACCGTTCTTCACGCGCATGGCGGCGGCGGGCGTCGGCGTGAATCTCGTCTTCGGCGTGCTCAATCTCTTTCCGCTCTTGCCGCTCGATGGCGGGCGCATCCTGGCGGCGCTTCTGCCGGTGCGCGCGTCGCTCGCGTTTCAGAAAATCGAGCCATACGGCTTCTGGATCGTGATGGCGCTCATCATGACCAACGCGCTCACGCGCTTCTGGCTCGGCCCGCTCGTGAACGTCGGCTACGCGGCGGTGTCGGCCATTCTGAATCCCTTCGCTTCACTCTTTCCCTAA
- a CDS encoding L-threonylcarbamoyladenylate synthase has translation MSQFFRIHPDNPQPRLINQAVQIIRDGGVVALPTDSSYALACHLDDKAAVERLRRIRGIDDKQLLSLLVRDLSELSNFAMVDNRQYRLIKSVTPGPYVFVLQATKEVPRRLSHPSRKTIGLRVPDHTIALALLEALGEPLLASTLILPGEEEPLNDAEEIRERLEKQIELVIDAGACPAEPSTVIDLSGGEPVLVRAGRGSLEPFGLTA, from the coding sequence ATGTCCCAATTTTTTCGCATTCATCCGGATAATCCGCAGCCGCGGCTCATCAATCAGGCGGTGCAGATCATCAGGGACGGCGGCGTCGTCGCGCTGCCGACCGATTCGAGCTACGCGCTCGCCTGCCATCTCGACGATAAGGCCGCCGTCGAACGCTTGCGGCGCATTCGCGGCATCGACGACAAGCAGTTGCTATCGCTGCTCGTGCGCGATCTGTCGGAGTTGTCGAACTTCGCGATGGTGGACAACCGGCAGTATCGGCTCATCAAGTCGGTGACGCCCGGGCCGTATGTGTTCGTGCTGCAGGCGACGAAGGAAGTGCCGCGCCGGCTGTCGCATCCGTCGCGCAAGACGATCGGCTTGCGGGTGCCGGATCATACGATCGCGCTGGCGCTGCTCGAAGCGCTCGGCGAACCGCTGCTCGCCTCGACGCTCATCCTTCCCGGCGAAGAGGAACCGCTGAACGACGCGGAGGAAATCCGCGAGCGGCTCGAAAAGCAGATCGAGCTCGTGATCGATGCGGGCGCGTGTCCCGCCGAGCCGTCCACCGTGATCGACCTGTCCGGCGGCGAGCCGGTGCTCGTGCGGGCGGGGCGGGGCAGTCTGGAACCGTTCGGGCTCACGGCGTAG
- a CDS encoding bifunctional 2-polyprenyl-6-hydroxyphenol methylase/3-demethylubiquinol 3-O-methyltransferase UbiG has product MNAGTPSGWVARWVHLVAPGARVLDVASGGGRHARWFAGRGHAVLAVDRDEEALASMSACDRIATLAADLEGAPWPLPADQRFGAVIVTNYLHRPLFARLIESLAPGGVLIYETFAAGNERIGKPSNPAFLLAPGELLDAVRGRLRVVAYEDGFIDAPRAAYVQRICAVHEAQADNGAVDDAAAALTIGNTPRGRPRYVLTG; this is encoded by the coding sequence ATGAACGCCGGCACGCCGAGCGGCTGGGTCGCGCGCTGGGTGCATCTCGTTGCGCCCGGCGCGCGCGTGCTCGATGTCGCATCGGGCGGCGGGCGTCACGCGCGCTGGTTCGCCGGGCGCGGTCATGCCGTGCTCGCCGTCGACCGCGACGAGGAGGCGCTTGCCTCGATGTCCGCGTGCGATCGCATCGCGACGCTCGCCGCCGATCTGGAAGGCGCGCCGTGGCCGCTTCCTGCCGATCAACGGTTCGGCGCGGTGATCGTGACCAACTATCTGCATCGGCCGCTCTTCGCGCGTCTGATCGAGTCGCTCGCGCCGGGCGGCGTGCTGATCTACGAGACGTTCGCGGCAGGAAACGAGCGCATCGGCAAGCCGTCGAATCCGGCGTTCCTGCTCGCGCCCGGCGAGTTGCTCGATGCAGTGCGCGGTCGTCTTCGCGTCGTTGCATACGAAGACGGCTTCATCGACGCGCCGCGTGCTGCCTACGTGCAGCGAATCTGCGCGGTGCATGAAGCGCAGGCAGACAATGGCGCCGTAGACGACGCAGCCGCGGCGCTCACGATTGGTAACACACCCCGGGGAAGGCCGCGTTACGTATTGACGGGCTAA
- a CDS encoding tryptophan--tRNA ligase: protein MFPDRIFSGMRPTGSLHLGHYHGVLKNWVRLQSEYPCFFAVVDWHALTTHYETPEVIEKNVWEVLIDWLASGIDPAQATLFIQSRVPEHAELSLLLGMGTPLGWLERVPTYKEQIEKLREKDLSTYGFLGYPVLMAADILLYRASLVPVGEDQVPHVEMTREIARRFNYLYGKEPDFEEKALEAAKKLGGKRAKLYHELRVAYQQEGDDEALEQARAMLQESQSLSMSDRERLFGYLEGARKLILVEPQVLLTEASRMPGLDGQKMSKSYGNTIGLREDAETITKKVRTMPTDPARVRRTDPGDPDKCPVWQLHQVYTDEATHEWVQKGCRSAGIGCLDCKQPVIEGILREQQPMLERAQKYMHDPSLLRAIVADGCDKARKFATETMRDVREAMGLSYN, encoded by the coding sequence ATGTTCCCTGACCGTATCTTTTCCGGCATGCGGCCCACCGGGTCGCTGCACCTCGGCCACTATCACGGCGTGCTGAAAAACTGGGTGCGGCTTCAGTCCGAATACCCGTGCTTCTTCGCGGTGGTCGACTGGCACGCGCTGACGACGCACTACGAAACGCCCGAGGTCATCGAGAAAAACGTCTGGGAAGTGCTGATCGACTGGCTCGCATCGGGCATCGATCCGGCGCAGGCCACGCTCTTCATCCAGAGCCGGGTGCCGGAGCATGCGGAACTGTCGCTGCTGCTCGGCATGGGCACGCCGCTCGGCTGGCTCGAACGCGTGCCGACCTACAAGGAGCAGATCGAGAAGCTGAGGGAAAAGGACCTTTCCACCTACGGCTTTCTCGGCTATCCGGTGCTGATGGCGGCGGACATTCTGCTGTACCGCGCGTCGCTCGTGCCGGTCGGCGAAGATCAGGTGCCGCACGTCGAAATGACGCGCGAAATCGCGCGCCGCTTCAACTATTTGTACGGGAAGGAACCGGATTTCGAGGAGAAGGCGCTCGAAGCCGCGAAGAAACTCGGGGGCAAGCGCGCGAAGCTGTACCACGAACTGCGCGTCGCGTATCAGCAGGAAGGCGACGACGAAGCGCTCGAACAAGCCCGCGCGATGCTCCAGGAATCGCAAAGCCTGTCGATGAGCGACCGCGAGCGGCTCTTCGGCTATCTGGAAGGCGCGCGCAAGCTCATCCTCGTGGAGCCGCAAGTGCTCTTGACCGAAGCGTCGCGCATGCCGGGTCTCGACGGCCAGAAGATGTCGAAGTCTTATGGCAACACCATCGGCTTGCGGGAAGACGCCGAGACCATCACGAAGAAGGTCCGCACGATGCCGACCGATCCGGCCCGCGTGCGCCGCACCGATCCGGGCGATCCCGACAAATGCCCGGTGTGGCAACTGCATCAGGTCTATACCGACGAAGCCACGCACGAATGGGTGCAGAAGGGCTGCCGCAGCGCGGGCATCGGTTGCCTCGACTGCAAGCAGCCGGTCATCGAAGGCATCTTGCGCGAGCAGCAGCCGATGCTCGAGCGCGCGCAGAAGTACATGCACGACCCGTCGCTGTTGCGCGCGATCGTCGCCGATGGCTGCGACAAGGCGCGCAAGTTCGCGACCGAAACCATGCGCGACGTGCGCGAAGCCATGGGCCTGTCGTACAACTGA
- a CDS encoding 3',5'-nucleoside bisphosphate phosphatase: MKPTINADLHCHSTVSDGQLAPADVAGRAHAGGVELWSLTDHDQLGGQREARAAAEALGMRYLAGVEISVTWASRTVHVVGMNVDPENEELRNGLASTRNGRAARGVAIGEALAAVGIPNAYEGALRYTDDPDMISRTHFARFLVDAGYAQSTSDVFARYLGDGKPGFVGHRWAKLADAMQWIRNAGGEAIIAHPGRYDYTPVEFAALFDEFIELGGKAIEVVTGSHTPDQYREYAEVARRYGFEASRGSDFHAPGEGRIDLGQLPPLPDDLKPVWERWL; this comes from the coding sequence ATGAAGCCGACCATCAACGCCGATCTGCACTGCCATTCCACCGTTTCCGACGGCCAGCTTGCGCCCGCTGACGTCGCGGGGCGCGCGCATGCCGGCGGCGTCGAATTGTGGTCGCTGACCGATCACGACCAACTCGGCGGGCAGCGCGAAGCCCGCGCCGCGGCCGAAGCGCTCGGCATGCGCTATCTCGCGGGCGTGGAAATCTCGGTGACGTGGGCATCGCGCACGGTGCACGTGGTCGGCATGAACGTCGATCCCGAGAACGAGGAATTGCGCAACGGGCTCGCGTCGACGCGCAATGGCCGTGCGGCACGCGGCGTCGCCATCGGCGAGGCGCTCGCGGCGGTCGGCATCCCGAACGCCTACGAAGGCGCGCTGCGCTACACCGACGACCCCGACATGATCTCGCGCACGCACTTCGCGCGCTTTCTCGTCGACGCAGGGTACGCGCAGAGCACGTCCGACGTGTTCGCGCGCTATCTCGGCGACGGCAAGCCCGGCTTCGTCGGGCATCGCTGGGCGAAGCTCGCCGACGCCATGCAGTGGATTCGCAATGCGGGCGGCGAGGCGATCATCGCGCATCCCGGCCGCTACGATTACACGCCCGTGGAGTTCGCCGCGCTCTTCGACGAATTCATCGAACTCGGCGGCAAGGCGATCGAAGTCGTCACCGGCAGTCACACGCCGGACCAGTATCGCGAATACGCGGAGGTGGCGCGCCGCTACGGTTTCGAGGCGTCGCGCGGCTCGGACTTTCACGCGCCGGGGGAAGGGCGCATCGATCTCGGCCAGCTTCCGCCGCTGCCGGACGATCTGAAGCCCGTCTGGGAGCGCTGGCTTTAA